The Apium graveolens cultivar Ventura chromosome 6, ASM990537v1, whole genome shotgun sequence genome contains a region encoding:
- the LOC141666116 gene encoding uncharacterized protein LOC141666116, with product MELINLEAHKIRRATRLDFHATNNDAEYEALITGLKLALEMKVENLNVFSDSMIMVYQINGVYQAMGSRTELYLKCAQRIIARFNEVRLELIPRGQNEGAGELAKLGSCHEATLLGVVPLDIQRQPSVPEHEVGNLSGNLGPTWMTPILAYIKEGSLPDEKNDAKE from the coding sequence ATGGAGCTAATCAACCTAGAGGCGCACAAGATTAGACGTGCAACCCGTCTGGACTTTCAtgcaaccaacaatgatgctgagtatgaggccCTGATCACCGGTCTCAAGCTAGCTTTGGAAATGAAGGTGGAGAATTTGAATGTGTTTAGTGACTCCATGATTATGGTCTATCAGATAAATGGGGTGTATCAAGCTATGGGGTCGAGAACGGAGCTTTACCTAAAGTGCGCACAGAGGATAATCGCAAGGTTCAACGAGGTGAGGCTGGAATTAATCCCACGCGGGCAGAATGAAGGCGCGGGCGAGCTAGCTAAACTCGGATCGTGCCACGAGGCCACCCTGCTAGGGGTCGTGCCCCTTGATATACAAAGGCAACCTAGTGTACCCGAGCACGAGGTGGGCAACCTCAGTGGCAACCTCGGCCCCACATGGATGACACCTATCTTAGCCTACATAAAAGAAGGATCACTCCCTGATGAAAAGAATGATGCAAAAGAATAA